The proteins below come from a single Pseudarthrobacter sp. SSS035 genomic window:
- a CDS encoding alpha/beta fold hydrolase codes for MQQPTEVATAIRNLDGRISLHGVSLVVRGEGAPVFLMHGIGGNASSCGALAQLLSEAGYRTFCWDAPGYGESADPRGPVDHSGLVLQILASLAVGPAHLIGTSWGGVIATKAAAQLPDAVRSLVLADSTRGSAVTGDSADRMLARIPELAEMGPEAFAGRRASRLLSPAADAVTAAAVRSEMAAVRLPGYTAAATMMAATDTSDVLPSLQVPSLVLVGEDDVVTGVAESRVLAESIPNASLEVIPRAGHAAVQEKPAEMASSILEFWKGLS; via the coding sequence ATGCAGCAGCCCACTGAGGTGGCTACCGCCATCCGAAACCTGGACGGCCGTATTTCCCTCCACGGCGTATCGCTGGTGGTCCGCGGCGAAGGAGCGCCTGTCTTCCTGATGCATGGCATCGGGGGAAATGCCTCATCCTGCGGGGCGTTGGCGCAACTGCTCAGTGAGGCCGGCTACCGCACGTTCTGCTGGGATGCGCCCGGCTACGGGGAATCTGCGGATCCGCGGGGCCCGGTGGACCACTCCGGTCTCGTCCTGCAGATCTTGGCTTCCCTCGCCGTCGGACCCGCCCACCTGATTGGGACCTCGTGGGGAGGAGTTATCGCCACCAAAGCGGCAGCGCAATTACCGGATGCTGTCCGCTCTCTGGTTCTGGCGGACAGCACCCGGGGTTCGGCTGTTACCGGGGATTCGGCGGACAGGATGCTGGCGCGCATCCCGGAACTGGCCGAAATGGGGCCAGAAGCCTTTGCCGGTCGACGGGCTTCCCGGCTGCTCTCGCCAGCAGCGGATGCTGTCACGGCCGCGGCGGTCAGGTCCGAGATGGCCGCGGTCCGCCTGCCCGGGTATACCGCCGCAGCGACGATGATGGCAGCCACCGACACGTCGGATGTGTTGCCGTCTCTGCAGGTACCGTCACTGGTCCTGGTCGGCGAAGACGATGTAGTTACTGGCGTGGCAGAATCCAGGGTCCTCGCCGAATCCATACCAAATGCCTCGTTAGAAGTCATTCCGCGTGCAGGCCATGCCGCAGTGCAGGAGAAGCCTGCAGAGATGGCGTCATCGATTCTTGAGTTCTGGAAAGGGCTGTCATGA